The proteins below are encoded in one region of Limnochorda pilosa:
- a CDS encoding replicative DNA helicase — protein sequence MSTEVVPQPAGPPGAAQRGRLSDPEAERRVLGILIQYPEQVDRVIDRLKPHHFQDRVTRRVFEAILTLYGGHGRLSYSRVYDQLRKERAFPDIERVLLDLTESFTSPGELEPSTELLLAAYARRRLLEAAQAIEQMVLQETEGTVAEYQARAQEIIFEAAQEAAGLEEEVKDLMEILGRCYVRLMERREGTHSYGLLVRYPAIDYLTTGFKAKDLIILAGRPSMGKTALALNFAVNVAKRKVPVLIFSLEMDDEQIGDRIVISELFRLHQTGTPVSSLEYSTRMDDAKFAQTQSIFNELYPLPIKVIDRRGLTTAEMRAKARKVKAQNPGLGLIVIDYLQLIRPPRESTKNWALVVGDMVREIRDLAGELDLPVILLSQLNRGVESRENKRPVMSDLRDSGNIEEFADVVIFLYRDDYYYPERAREQGTEGEVEVIVAKQRKGPTGSAKLRFIREYTRFIEVTPEEEPR from the coding sequence ATGAGTACTGAAGTCGTTCCCCAGCCCGCAGGCCCCCCGGGCGCGGCCCAGCGAGGTCGTCTCAGCGACCCTGAGGCCGAGCGGCGGGTGCTGGGTATCCTCATCCAGTACCCCGAGCAGGTGGATCGGGTCATCGACCGGCTGAAGCCGCACCATTTCCAGGACCGGGTCACCCGGCGGGTCTTCGAGGCGATCCTTACCCTCTATGGAGGCCACGGTCGCCTCTCCTACAGCCGTGTCTACGATCAATTGCGCAAGGAACGGGCTTTCCCCGATATCGAGCGGGTGCTCCTGGACCTCACCGAAAGCTTCACCAGCCCGGGGGAGCTGGAACCCAGCACGGAGCTCCTCCTGGCCGCGTACGCCCGCCGGCGCCTGCTGGAGGCGGCGCAGGCCATCGAGCAGATGGTGCTTCAGGAGACCGAGGGCACCGTGGCCGAGTACCAGGCCCGGGCCCAGGAGATCATCTTCGAGGCCGCCCAGGAGGCGGCGGGTCTGGAAGAGGAAGTGAAGGACCTCATGGAGATCCTGGGCCGGTGCTACGTGCGGCTCATGGAACGCCGCGAGGGCACCCATTCCTACGGGCTCCTGGTGCGTTATCCCGCCATCGACTACCTGACCACCGGCTTCAAGGCCAAAGACCTCATCATCCTGGCGGGGCGCCCCTCTATGGGGAAGACCGCGCTGGCCCTCAACTTCGCGGTGAACGTGGCCAAGCGCAAGGTCCCCGTCCTCATCTTCTCCCTCGAGATGGACGACGAGCAGATCGGGGACCGCATCGTGATCAGCGAGCTCTTCCGGCTGCACCAGACGGGGACGCCGGTCTCCTCCCTGGAGTACTCCACGCGCATGGACGATGCCAAGTTCGCCCAGACCCAGAGCATCTTCAACGAGCTTTACCCGCTGCCGATCAAGGTCATCGACCGGCGCGGCCTCACCACCGCCGAGATGCGGGCCAAGGCGCGGAAGGTGAAGGCGCAGAACCCGGGCCTGGGGCTCATCGTCATCGACTACCTGCAGCTCATTCGCCCGCCCCGGGAGAGCACCAAGAACTGGGCGCTGGTGGTGGGCGACATGGTGCGTGAGATCCGCGACCTGGCCGGAGAGCTGGACCTGCCGGTTATCCTGCTCTCCCAGCTGAACCGCGGGGTGGAGTCCCGGGAGAACAAGCGCCCCGTCATGTCGGACCTGCGGGACTCGGGAAACATCGAGGAGTTCGCGGACGTCGTGATCTTCCTGTACCGGGACGACTACTACTACCCGGAACGGGCGCGGGAGCAGGGGACCGAGGGCGAGGTCGAGGTGATCGTCGCGAAGCAGCGGAAAGGGCCCACCGGCTCCGCGAAGCTCCGGTTCATCCGGGAGTACACGCGTTTCATCGAGGTCACACCCGAGGAAGAGCCGCGATGA
- a CDS encoding DnaD domain-containing protein, with protein sequence MIPSGRPAGVYLWDEADSALLVPERLITEDQRRVGPGPLALWVSLRYLALREAPVPDPIQRLVELTGRTPEEVRRDLDRLEASGLLEREARGWRLLSGSGSSEGARSRPEPPGPAAAPRPEDGEAGADEPPGAVPVDEAADLQAVVAIYHKWIGLLGEAQYERLRYWLETMGMSADVIAVAVRQAAVQAPRPRMSYVEGILRNWYNDGVRTLEDLADKGQLDELLDVPGRRGSQRGPGAPFGRPARPPASRLPEGAANASAYRPVDPGQVARWKELYPDEY encoded by the coding sequence ATGATTCCATCCGGCCGTCCCGCGGGCGTATACCTGTGGGACGAGGCCGACTCGGCCTTGCTGGTGCCCGAGCGGCTCATCACCGAAGACCAGCGGCGCGTCGGCCCGGGTCCCCTGGCCCTCTGGGTCTCCCTCCGCTACCTGGCCCTCCGCGAAGCGCCTGTGCCGGATCCGATCCAGCGCCTGGTAGAGCTCACGGGCCGAACGCCCGAGGAGGTGCGGCGCGACCTGGACCGGCTCGAAGCGTCCGGCCTGCTCGAGCGAGAGGCCCGCGGCTGGCGCCTCCTCAGCGGGTCCGGGTCTTCTGAGGGTGCCAGGAGCCGGCCGGAACCTCCAGGCCCGGCGGCGGCGCCGCGCCCCGAGGACGGCGAGGCGGGGGCCGACGAACCTCCGGGCGCGGTCCCGGTGGACGAGGCCGCCGACCTCCAAGCGGTGGTGGCCATCTACCACAAGTGGATCGGGCTCCTGGGGGAGGCCCAGTACGAGCGGCTGCGCTACTGGCTTGAGACCATGGGCATGAGCGCCGACGTCATCGCTGTGGCGGTACGGCAGGCTGCGGTTCAGGCGCCCCGGCCCCGAATGAGCTACGTCGAGGGTATCCTGCGCAACTGGTACAACGACGGAGTTCGCACCCTGGAAGACCTGGCGGACAAGGGCCAGCTGGACGAGCTTCTGGACGTACCCGGCCGGCGCGGCAGTCAACGGGGACCCGGCGCGCCCTTCGGGCGGCCCGCGCGCCCGCCGGCCAGCCGGCTGCCCGAAGGCGCCGCCAACGCCTCGGCCTACCGCCCCGTGGACCCGGGTCAGGTGGCTCGATGGAAGGAGCTCTACCCCGATGAGTACTGA
- a CDS encoding GGDEF domain-containing protein has translation MRLWTRRRERPGAPGGHPGRTHAPIETGLLKEEVERGLFDLLAIHEFTNVLSQATQVGEIVGMLADSLLRVVPYDACAIFLRPEGPGPVEAALVRGLHFDLEPGGADPAGVDHPVGLVMRTGDPLLVADLHEQPRWARPAWAHLRSLAAIPLLVQGEVLGVTSLHRRDPGAFHAGQVRVLLVLASLAAMAVKTSRLHAETLRLAITDGLTELFNYRYFHERIREYVAAAGRQAEPLSMLMVDVDAFKLVNDRFGHQVGDRVLREIGDVLRANVRAGDMVARYGGEEFTVLLPGTSAEEATWIAERIRQQVRSTSFSKGVHLTVSIGVASYPTHAASDEDLVRLADEMAYAAKRSGRDRVTVAAHR, from the coding sequence ATGAGGCTCTGGACCCGGCGGCGGGAGCGACCGGGCGCGCCCGGAGGGCACCCGGGCCGTACCCACGCGCCTATCGAGACGGGCCTGCTGAAGGAGGAGGTCGAGCGGGGCCTCTTCGACCTGCTGGCCATTCATGAGTTCACCAACGTTCTGTCGCAGGCCACCCAGGTGGGCGAGATCGTGGGGATGCTCGCGGACTCGCTCTTGCGGGTGGTCCCCTACGACGCCTGCGCGATCTTTCTCCGCCCAGAGGGACCCGGCCCCGTGGAGGCGGCCCTGGTGCGGGGGCTTCACTTCGACCTGGAGCCAGGAGGCGCCGATCCTGCGGGGGTTGATCACCCGGTGGGCCTGGTGATGCGGACGGGGGATCCGCTGCTGGTGGCCGACCTGCACGAGCAGCCCCGGTGGGCGCGCCCGGCCTGGGCACACCTGCGCTCACTGGCCGCCATTCCCCTGCTGGTGCAAGGAGAAGTCCTGGGGGTCACCTCCCTCCACCGGCGTGACCCGGGGGCCTTTCACGCCGGCCAGGTACGGGTGCTCCTGGTCCTGGCGAGCCTGGCGGCCATGGCCGTGAAGACGAGCCGCCTCCACGCGGAGACGCTGCGCCTGGCCATCACCGACGGCCTGACGGAGCTCTTCAACTACCGCTACTTCCACGAGCGGATCCGTGAGTACGTGGCCGCGGCCGGCCGCCAGGCCGAGCCACTGAGCATGCTGATGGTCGATGTGGACGCTTTCAAGCTGGTGAACGACCGCTTCGGGCACCAGGTGGGTGACCGGGTGCTGCGGGAGATAGGGGATGTCCTCCGCGCGAACGTGCGCGCCGGTGACATGGTCGCCCGGTACGGGGGCGAGGAGTTCACCGTCCTGCTGCCCGGCACCTCCGCCGAGGAGGCCACCTGGATCGCCGAGCGCATCCGGCAGCAGGTGCGCAGCACCTCGTTCAGCAAGGGTGTCCACCTGACGGTGAGCATCGGCGTGGCTTCATACCCCACCCACGCCGCCAGCGATGAAGACTTGGTCCGCCTGGCCGACGAGATGGCCTATGCGGCCAAGCGCTCCGGGAGAGACCGGGTTACCGTGGCCGCCCACCGCTAG
- a CDS encoding tetratricopeptide repeat protein, whose translation MPSDGGIELLASVRPAAALELVSQLAARRPGDPVWLARKGDLLLASGRHGEAFEMYRQYLPEHPGDRKRLRAVVACGVQGGLEAQVRELLETVAQQHPDRPDARNYLGVLHLVKGELDQAEAVWQELLAEDPRYGPARANMGIIYHFRGRFAQAILEFKLAMELDAEFGHISRGNLGNAYYLLGRYEEAREVLEGLVRQHPDYAEARLILARALAAVGAVEEAIALLETVRRRMRPEYALAVDTSLAEDLALLARLYLQRGDLEDAETACRQSLAEGPDTLEALTLLGQICLARGKPQEAVDPLEKAASLSSGEPRGDLIHRQLALAYYHVGRVAEATEAFRKAGSSPMESLGEDDPDPARVAARLEELYRRLDAEGESTQTLLEVGRLLTAQGRVREAVASLSRAVALAPEWAEAHYELGKAYYLNLENDRAVVEFNRALEKDPALARAHTGLGLVAMVRGRPAEAAAQLRIAQAMDPDDPVHRVNLATLARWTGQYDEAAGILDEVLRENPSCRPALLERQRLHEAREKSGVGVRP comes from the coding sequence GTGCCATCAGATGGTGGGATCGAGCTTCTTGCCTCGGTTCGGCCGGCGGCCGCGCTCGAGCTGGTGAGCCAGCTCGCGGCCCGCCGCCCCGGCGACCCGGTGTGGCTCGCCCGCAAGGGTGACCTGCTCCTGGCCTCGGGGCGGCATGGCGAAGCCTTCGAGATGTACCGGCAGTACCTGCCGGAGCATCCCGGCGACCGGAAGCGACTTCGCGCCGTGGTGGCGTGCGGCGTGCAGGGGGGCCTGGAGGCCCAGGTACGGGAACTGCTCGAGACCGTGGCGCAACAGCATCCCGACCGGCCCGACGCGCGCAACTACCTGGGCGTCCTCCACCTGGTCAAGGGGGAGCTGGACCAGGCGGAGGCCGTGTGGCAAGAGCTCCTGGCCGAGGACCCACGCTACGGGCCCGCCCGGGCCAACATGGGGATCATCTATCACTTCCGCGGCCGCTTTGCCCAGGCGATCCTCGAGTTCAAGCTGGCCATGGAGCTCGACGCCGAGTTCGGCCACATCTCCCGGGGAAACCTGGGCAACGCCTACTACCTCCTGGGCCGTTACGAAGAGGCCCGGGAAGTGCTAGAGGGTTTGGTGCGCCAGCATCCGGACTATGCCGAGGCCAGGTTGATCCTTGCCCGCGCCCTGGCCGCCGTGGGCGCTGTGGAGGAGGCCATCGCCCTGCTGGAGACGGTACGCCGGCGCATGAGGCCGGAATACGCCCTCGCGGTGGACACGTCGCTGGCCGAAGACCTGGCGCTCCTGGCCAGGCTCTACCTGCAGCGGGGCGACCTGGAAGACGCGGAGACCGCGTGCCGCCAGAGCCTCGCCGAAGGGCCGGACACCCTCGAGGCCCTGACGCTGCTGGGCCAGATCTGCCTGGCGCGCGGGAAGCCCCAGGAGGCCGTGGATCCTCTGGAGAAGGCCGCCTCCCTCTCCTCGGGTGAACCGAGGGGCGACCTGATCCATCGCCAGCTGGCGCTGGCTTACTACCACGTGGGCCGGGTCGCCGAGGCGACCGAGGCCTTCCGCAAGGCAGGCAGCAGCCCCATGGAGTCCCTGGGCGAAGACGACCCCGATCCGGCGAGGGTCGCCGCCCGCCTGGAGGAGCTCTACCGGCGGCTGGACGCGGAGGGGGAGAGCACCCAGACGCTGCTGGAGGTGGGGCGGCTGCTGACGGCCCAGGGCCGGGTGCGCGAGGCCGTGGCCAGCCTCTCGCGGGCGGTGGCCCTGGCACCCGAGTGGGCCGAGGCCCACTACGAGCTGGGCAAGGCGTACTACCTCAACCTCGAGAACGACCGGGCCGTGGTAGAGTTCAACCGCGCCCTCGAGAAGGACCCCGCCCTGGCTAGGGCCCACACCGGCCTCGGGCTCGTCGCGATGGTCCGGGGGCGGCCGGCGGAGGCCGCCGCCCAGCTCCGGATCGCCCAGGCCATGGATCCCGATGACCCCGTACACCGCGTCAACCTGGCGACCCTGGCGCGCTGGACCGGCCAGTACGACGAAGCGGCGGGCATCCTGGACGAGGTCCTGCGTGAGAACCCGTCGTGCCGTCCGGCCCTGCTGGAACGGCAGCGGTTGCACGAAGCCAGGGAGAAGTCCGGCGTGGGGGTGCGGCCATGA
- the aroE gene encoding shikimate dehydrogenase, protein MAPRPEGTRHPRLLAVLGDPVEHSLSPPMHNAAFRATGLPFTYIAVRVGPGELRRAVDALRVLGARGANVTVPHKEAAAQLAEWLSAEAREAGAVNTLVFEEGRVLGYSTDGAGFCRALDEVAHFDPAGRRVVLLGAGGAARAVALALAARGAAAVRVVNRTQERARALVERILASGRGTEARACPWPQDTPGWEDVLRGGDLVVQATSLGLARSGPDPWRDLPFQVTAGTALATDLIYGPGGSPFLRAAARAGLRTLAGDWMLLYQGAEAFRLWTGVEAPVALMRSVLDRLLKGGSDVGKAHGAHLSG, encoded by the coding sequence GTGGCTCCGCGCCCAGAGGGCACCCGCCACCCCCGGCTCCTGGCGGTGCTCGGGGATCCGGTGGAGCACAGTCTCTCGCCCCCCATGCACAACGCGGCCTTCCGGGCGACGGGGTTACCGTTCACCTACATCGCCGTCCGTGTGGGGCCGGGTGAGCTCCGGCGGGCGGTCGATGCCCTCCGGGTCCTGGGCGCCCGCGGGGCGAACGTGACGGTACCGCACAAGGAAGCCGCAGCCCAGCTGGCAGAGTGGCTCTCCGCGGAGGCGCGGGAGGCGGGCGCGGTCAACACCCTGGTCTTCGAGGAAGGCAGGGTCCTTGGGTACAGCACCGACGGGGCCGGGTTCTGCCGCGCCTTGGACGAGGTGGCCCACTTCGACCCGGCCGGGCGCCGGGTGGTGCTGCTGGGCGCAGGGGGAGCGGCCCGGGCGGTGGCCCTTGCCCTGGCCGCCCGAGGGGCCGCGGCGGTTCGTGTGGTCAACCGGACGCAGGAAAGGGCCCGGGCGCTGGTCGAGCGGATCCTGGCCTCCGGGAGGGGAACCGAAGCCCGCGCGTGCCCGTGGCCGCAAGACACCCCGGGCTGGGAGGACGTGCTCCGGGGCGGCGACCTGGTCGTCCAGGCCACCAGCCTCGGCCTGGCGCGCTCCGGCCCGGACCCATGGCGTGATCTTCCCTTCCAGGTTACGGCTGGCACCGCGCTGGCGACGGACCTGATCTACGGCCCCGGGGGGAGCCCCTTCCTGCGAGCGGCCGCCCGGGCCGGCCTCCGTACCCTCGCGGGCGACTGGATGCTGCTCTACCAGGGCGCCGAAGCCTTCCGGCTCTGGACCGGCGTCGAGGCCCCGGTGGCCCTCATGCGGTCCGTCCTGGACCGCCTCCTGAAGGGCGGCTCCGATGTCGGGAAAGCCCATGGGGCGCACCTTTCGGGCTAA